In Centroberyx gerrardi isolate f3 chromosome 20, fCenGer3.hap1.cur.20231027, whole genome shotgun sequence, a genomic segment contains:
- the gdf10b gene encoding LOW QUALITY PROTEIN: growth/differentiation factor 10 (The sequence of the model RefSeq protein was modified relative to this genomic sequence to represent the inferred CDS: substituted 1 base at 1 genomic stop codon), producing the protein MEXYPRTSAMASTLLHILHFLVILESSWGKVLSEDLGEAARQGADAPKPTEQRAFAHESANRDMVSIDMFKVYEKYSKEPHSQKDGNTVRSFKAVPGVSQGKDWFRFNLSSIQESEHILSASFHVLCKRPRHHQRPWRFRRSRSPTVSGNLHHQPPSPQLLFRGTSPNSAFATPLGNVTLAPFKRGSWQSRDITAVVKHARDVNELVVTVEFDLGFGTSRPQQRNPPSQERLSSANLPYILVYADDRAIDEPNSVAMSLQRYGPFSVGEDPARLPDAPPSASASRIRRELPLSPLGQIQTNDLPELQFNTLKNHELWQSTYFPAKAKVAVKPGRKQGQESSEGLSKPQVLSFDERTMKKARRRQWSEPRVCARRYLRVDFADIGWSEWVLAPKSFDAYYCAGTCGFPIPKVVRPSNHATIQSIVRAVGIVPGVPEPCCVPDKMSPLSVLFLDPSRNMVLKVYPGMSVDTCACR; encoded by the exons ATGGAATAATATCCAAGAACATCAGCTATGGCGAGCACGCTTTTACATATTCTGCATTTCTTGGTGATTTTGGAGTCCAGCTGGGGGAAAGTCCTGTCAGAGGATCTCGGTGAAGCCGCGCGTCAAGGCGCCGATGCCCCAAAGCCTACAGAGCAGCGCGCCTTTGCGCACGAAAGCGCGAACCGGGACATGGTCTCCATCGACATGTTCAAAGTGTATGAAAAGTACAGCAAAGAGCCGCACAGCCAGAAGGACGGGAACACCGTGAGGAGTTTTAAAGCTGTCCCGG GAGTCTCGCAGGGTAAAGACTGGTTCCGGTTCAACCTGTCCTCCATCCAAGAGTCGGAGCACATTCTGTCCGCCTCCTTTCACGTCCTGTGCAAGCGGCCCCGCCACCACCAGCGACCCTGGCGTTTCCGGCGCTCCCGCAGCCCGACGGTGTCCGGCAATCTCCATCACCAGCCTCCCTCGCCGCAGCTCCTCTTCCGCGGAACATCCCCGAACTCGGCTTTTGCAACGCCGCTGGGAAACGTCACTCTGGCTCCTTTCAAGAGAGGCTCTTGGCAAAGCCGGGATATCACAGCGGTGGTGAAACACGCCAGGGACGTCAATGAGCTCGTGGTCACGGTAGAGTTTGATTTGGGATTTGGGACGTCCCGGCCGCAGCAGAGGAATCCTCCCAGCCAAGAGCGCCTCTCGTCAGCCAACCTGCCGTATATACTAGTATATGCTGATGACCGAGCCATCGATGAACCCAACAGTGTGGCCATGTCCCTCCAGCGGTACGGACCCTTCTCCGTCGGCGAGGACCCGGCACGCTTACCGGACGCGCCCCCTTCAGCCTCGGCCTCGAGGATCCGGAGGGagctgcctctctcccctctgggCCAGATCCAAACCAACGACCTCCCGGAGCTTCAGTTCAACACCTTGAAGAACCACGAACTTTGGCAGAGCACGTACTTCCCCGCCAAGGCCAAAGTGGCGGTGAAACCGGGGCGAAAGCAGGGTCAGGAGAGCAGCGAGGGCCTGAGTAAGCCCCAGGTGCTGAGCTTCGACGAGAGGACCATGAAGAAGGCCAGGCGGCGGCAGTGGAGCGAGCCGCGGGTCTGCGCCAGGCGATACCTCCGGGTCGACTTCGCTGACATCGGCTGGAGCGAGTGGGTTTTGGCCCCCAAGTCGTTCGATGCTTATTACTGCGCCGGGACCTGCGGATTCCCCATCCCCAAA gTGGTTCGTCCCTCCAACCACGCCACCATCCAGAGCATCGTCAGAGCCGTGGGAATCGTCCCCGGCGTTCCCGAACCCTGCTGCGTCCCGGACAAGATGAGTCCGCTCAGCGTGCTTTTCCTCGACCCGAGCAGGAACATGGTGCTGAAGGTTTACCCCGGCATGTCGGTGGACACCTGCGCCTGCCGGTAG